Below is a genomic region from Timaviella obliquedivisa GSE-PSE-MK23-08B.
TCGCAATGCCTCTGGGTAGTGCGATCGCGCCTTAAAGCTTGGCTTGAAGTTTTCCATTACTGCACCCCAATAAACTTATGGGTTTGCAGACTTAATCTAAACTTAGGATGCTGTTTGAGCAGGTCTAGAGTAAGTGGCAGAGTGCGATCGCGCTCATTCCATTCAGGTTGCAAACAAGCATTCCGAAGCGCAAGGTGCTTGTAGTAAAAATCAACTTCTTGCCCGGATGAAATCACAATCTTAATTTCATTAGCCCGCTGCCACATCTCTGAATGAACGGGATACTTCGGAGATAAATGCTGCTTTGGAGAAAGCGTCACCCATGTCGGATTTGGAATATTCTGCCAAAAAGCACCAGAGGTTTCAATCTGCACTTGTCGCCCAGTCGCGGCGATCGCTTCTACCAACATCGGCAGTTCTTTGTGAATGAACGGCTCCCCGCCAGAGATAACAACATGGGGCGATCGCAGTTCGTTGATTAATCCTGCGATGGTGCGATCGCTTCGAGGTGTACTTTTACCGCCGTCTGCATAACCTGTGTCACACCAAGGGCAAGCAACAGGGCAACCTGCCAGCCGAATAAAATCAGCGGGAGTGCCAGCCCAATAACCCTCACCCTGGATTGTTTCAAAGAATTGCTCGTGAATTGGCAGAGTAGTCTGCTGCGTAAATAGAGTCAAATTTTTCATAAACCGTTAATAGATGCATGGTGGATCATTCCCTAGTGCATTCTTAAACAAGTTCAGGATAAACCTATGGATACTCCCGTTGAATTGTCACTAGAACAGAAATTTAGTCTGCGATCGTTTGAGACTCAGGTAGAGCGAATGAGCCATGAACAGGCGCAGGATTTCCTGGTTAAGCTCTACGAGCAAATGATGGTCAGGGAAACTATGTACAAAAATTTTCTTAAACATGAATGGGGGATTGGAGAGCCTAAAATTAATCCCTAACTCTAATCCCAGAACCGAAATACTTGAGCAATTTTTCTATTGCTAATTCGGCATGATAATTTTAGTTATGCCACTAGAGTTATCTCGCTATCCTAAGGACTGGAAAAGGTTCTCTCATAGGCTAAAGCAACAGGCAGGTTGGCAGTGCCAATGGTGCGATCGCCCCTGTCGTCAGCCCCAAGAATCCTGGTTACAGTTCAAACTGCGCGTCTGGTACGCGTATCCCTTATACCAGGCGACTAAACTCTACTGCGAAATTGACCAGAACGCCTACTATTTTTTGCTCTCGTTGGCACATTTGGATCAAGATCCTGGCAATAGTCAACCTGACAATCTACGTTGCCTTTGTCTGCTCTGCCATCTCAATTACGATCGCCAATTCTTCCACTTCAACCGCCAAACTAAACAAGAGCGCCGAGGGCAACTTAACTTCTTCAAGCCTGAACTGCTTTTTGCCCAGTCGCTAGCGGGCAAAGGTAAAGACCCCTCTCGAATTCAGCTTGCCATCCCTAAAAAAGAAACCCCATCACGGGGAGCAGCCGTGATGAGGAATTGCCAGTCTAGCCGTAAATAATGTCGTCGTAATTCACGGTAATTTTGAGCTTGGTATCGCCCTCATCCCCGTTATCGGCGTTCATATCATAGGCCGGAAATTCAATCTTGCTAGGGAAGCAACCCTTGAGCATGAGCTTGATTTCGTTTGTCCCGGTGCCCTCATGCAAGCGCTCATAATGGATGGTAACGTTTCGCTTGTAATCAGGATCAACGCCGTCATTTTTGGCTCCGTCCTTGCACTGGTTAAACCAGGTGATATAGGTATCCCGATCGGTCGCCCGTGCAAACTGACATTCCAGCGCGTAATCTCCAGCTCGAACCCGACCACCGGGAACCCGTGACTGGTCAGCCAGGTTGATCACGCCAATTTCCATAGAAATCGCGTCACGAGTCAGGGGCAAAAGCGATCCCGTTAGTGTCGCTTCTGGCAAACCAGCAACGACCATTCGCTGTTTAGCCTTGGGTAAAATGTTGTGTTCTAGCGTACCTTTCTGCATAACTGTTTACCTGTGAGTAATTTAGAAAAATTAATTAATTCTTGGATTGTTTTTTATCGCAATCCAAGAATTAACAAGTGATTAGAGCAGCGAACCTGCCAAAGAATTTCCGTACTGGCTGACGAGAATATCTGGGCTGAGGTTGATGCCTAGCTCCTCGACAATCCCGGTCGGGATATATTTCATGTAGATGTGCAATTTGCCGTTAATGATATCGACCAAGCCGATCGAGCCATCTTGAGTGACCGCGCCACGAGGCAAGCTACCTTGAATCTCAACCGCTTGCCGGAAGGTTAAATAACGGGAGAAAACACCCCGGTTATATTCCTGCTCAGCAAAGTTATTGAGGATCATAATGATTTGATCTAAACGATCGGGCTGATTCGGTCGGAAGATCTGCTCTAAAAGTTCTTTCGCTTCCAGAAACACCCGCACATAGTTAGATTGAATGCGACGGATATGAATGAACTCATACAGCGGCGACAGTGACGGCGATCGCGCCCCAAACACCACCGAGTTGCCGAACATTACTTTAATGCTCTGAATGCCCGTCATGTTCAGTAACGCTTCGTCTTGAGCCTTTAGCTCGACAGGTAGCTTAATCACCCGCGACATTTTGGCGCTCACCCCTGCAAAAGGTACGTGGTAGCCTTCCGCGATCGAGGCATAGTTAGCTTCGCCTCCAAGAATCTCCCCGGTCAGTGAAATCAGGCGATCGCCATTCCCTAAAGGAGAAGAGATAAAGCCATAGCTAGGAAACGCCACAGACAGCGAATCACTGCGCCCTAGGTACTGATTGACAAACACTTCGGCAGTCGAAGCGGACGTGTAGTTACTGGGAATCTCACCTCGGAACTCATAGGCATTTTCCACGGCGTAGGTCGTGAATGCTTTCTGCACCACAACATCAGAAATACCAGGAAGTGCCAACTTGACCAAGCCCAGATTCTTACCCCATAACGCGCCTTCAATCACGTTGTTATCCAGGTCGGCATAACGAGTGAAGTTATAGGGAATCAGCCCTGCTAGGTTGCCGTCGTAGCCCCGCTCTAAGAACTGAGGGAACGAAACCAAAAAGCGCTTGTTAACCTGCGTCATACCGAGCAAGTTATAACCCTGTCCTACTTCCATGTAGCCAGCTTTAACCGCTTTAGTCAGCGCTGGAACGTTAGATGGGAATGCAGTTTCGAGCGTAACTTGAGTATCAGTGACGACGACGCGAACCTTACGAGCGGTCTTTGAGACAGGATCATAGAGATAATCACCCTTCTTTAGAACCGATCGGAAGTTGCTATTAGTACCTGTTACAGTCACGCCAGCCGAACTGATTGTGCCTTCCAGGGTTAACGGCTCAGCCGCGCCCGTGACTCGCAAATACGATCGCGCCACTTCATAAGGGCTAGGGTATAGCAGCTTGCCAACCGTGTCCAAATGCTTGAATTCACCCACACTGTAAAGACGGCGATCGCTTAACGCAACGATGACCCCAGAGCCGTTAGAGGGGCGAACGTCTGCACCCGCGCTCGTGGTATAAGCAGAGTCCCAAACCGCATCAGCCGTAATCCAGCGCTGATAGTTCTGGCTGCCAGTTCGATAGGCAATATTGTTGCCGTCATCGTTCACCAAGGGTTCAACAAATAGTGGATCGCTGGGGTCAAGGCTGGCATCAGGCACTTGATAAACCTGCGAACCATTGAAGCGCACCGATAGGGAAAAGTGAGTGAGCGGATACTTTGTACCCTGTCCCACCTCAATGCTCAGACCTTCGTTGCCAACCTGGCTCAACTCAATCATTGCCGATAGGCTTTGCTTGGTTAGCTGCGCGTCCGTAAAGTCATGACGGAAAGGCTTTTCAAGCTTTACAGAGGTAGTTGAAACGACTTCTACAACCTTGACCGCTTCTCCCGCTCTGGCTGGATCGACGATGTAAGCACCTGCCTGTAGTTCAGCGGTAAACAGAGTATCCGTTCCCTCTACTAGCAGGTTGTCCACTTCCAGGATCGCCGCTGTTAATGCGATCGTGAAACCAGAAGCCAAAGTCAGATGAGTCGCGTCGGTAATGGCGGTCACAACTCTAGATTGGCGATCGCCGCCCACCATCGTATAGATCGCATCACCGATCGCCAGTTCATTCAAAAACTGTGTCCCAGTTCCAATCACTTCCAAGTTGTCGATCTGAAGTGTGACTGCCCCACTATCTGAAAACGCTTCAGATACTGTTGCCGTTGTATTGCTCGTAATCGAGTCCACTACACGAGCTTCCCCGTTCACGTACACGTTAGAGCCGACGACTAACTGAGTGGAGAACTGTGTCCCAACGCCTGTAATGACGCGATCGGTAACGGTGACAGTGCCGGAAACATTCTTGAACAATGCAAAGGTTGCTGTTCCAGTTAGATCGGCGTACCGCTCGTAAGAACCTGTCCCGCTTAAGGTAGTCGGACCCGATACGCCATCCGCAACTAAGGAGTATTGAGAAGCGATCGTGAACACGACCTCACCCGATACCTCGGCGGCTTCCGTGTTGGCAATCACCTGATATCGCTTGCCGCTGCCGTTGGTAAATTCGACTTCTGCACCGACAAATTCATTTGCCCAAGTGTTAGGCGCAATTAGGGTGAAAGTGGTGGCAGTCGCGTAAATAACAGGGCGATCGCCTAGCTTGTTTTTCCGTCCACCCCAGCGTCCTTCGTTGGCTGCCGTAATTCTCAAGGCATCGGCACCGAGAGCATTTTTCAGCATGATTTCAGCCTTCCGAGCATGGGGCAATTCCACTCGGATTAACCAGAGTTGACCCGCGCCGCCGCCTGTTGCATAAAAGCCCTCGATCGCGTCTGGCATCAGGTGAGAACCATCTGCAAACAGGTGCCAATTCGGATCACGAGGATCGCCGCAAACTTCCTGATAATTAGACTTAGAAGTGAATGGCAACATCACGCCCATAGGGGCACGTTTCATCACTCCGGTCATTTGGGTGCAGCCGAATTTTGGAGCACTCAGTGCATTACTTCCCGCTCGTTCAATCACACGAACGCCGGGTTGTCCTTGCCTTGCTCCAAATACGCGCACAGCTTCTTGTACTGGCATAATATTAGTCCTGGTAAAAAATCAATTGATTCTTGAAGTAACTTGATTTGGCGCTTGTTTAGGCTGCGGTTAATTGCTTGTTGCCGCTGCTCAAAACGCCCTGCTCTCGGATGAGGAGAACCCGCTCAAAGGGCGATCGCTTGCCACCTTGAAGCACAAACTCAGAGTTAGGCAGATTGTTCTCAAGCTCAACCGCATTCAGTTTGGCGTGATCCGCTGCGAGCAAGGGATCTTCCTCGTCCAGAATGATCGCGCCTTTCATTAGCGATTGCTTGTAAGGAAGCGTCCCAATGAAGATTTGACAGAGATTGATTTCATCAAAGGTAAGCGCGATAAACTGAGTGCCTAAAAAGATTTCAGATTCATCGGTGCTGCGATCGCCCGTAAAATCTTCTGGCACTGGGATTTGCAAAGGCTCTCTTCCCAGCCTTAATGCAACTTGCTGTTGTGTGGGCATGAATTCTCCTACAGATAGACAAAAGAAAGCCACACCTTGCGGCGTGGCTCTCCAAAAACTTGTGATTTGATTCAGATTACTCTGAGGATGTTGCCATTCTAGTCAGCTTTTATTGATAGTGATGTGACTGTTTCCATATTTCATGAAACTTCCGTAATTCTGCGGAGTCATCAGTCGGGGATAAAATTCTCAAAATCCCACCCTAGCCTTGTCACAAAATCATTCACTGTCGCCGGATATTCTCAGTAGTTGGGCGATCGCGTCTCTGTGCTGATCCTCTACCTGCAACCCTTCGCCAGGAAAGGTGACTCTTATCTCTACTGAGTCCCCGTCTTCAATCATGGCGATCCGAGCCTCTGCCAGCTCTTCGTCTCGCAGCCCAAGGCTTTTTTTCACAAACGACATAATGCTGTCGTCCAACTCTGCTTCTATTTTGGGGTTTTCCATTCTGCCTGAGATCCTTTTTCTATATAGTAGGGCTGATCTCTGGTGTCTCCACTCCAGTCACAATCCCGGAAACTTTAACGCGATCGCCAATCGAAAGATTAATTAATACCATGGTGAAGCTCATAGAAGGCAGTTGAGCTTCAATGATGCTCATATCTAAATCGTCTGCCCTGATGTGATTGGAAACGATTACGCCTGTATCAGTTCCATAGGTGGGAGCGTGAATCTTGTTAACCTCCGCGATTAACCCAATTAAATGCTCTGTGGCGGCTCTAGTATCTTGTAAGTTTTGACCCATAACACAGACCTCGATCGGTTGGTCGCAGATCTGCGCGTGTTGCAGTAGTTGCGCCTGGTTCGCTGGCAGCCTTAAGCTTTCGTAAGTTTCTATATTGCGATGATTGCGGCTATCCATCAGTCTCAGAATTACGCAGGGTGTTTCTTCAATTTGAAATGGCTGATTCCCTTGAGCGACAAAGGTAGGCAAATTGTATTCAAACATAATGAACGATCGCCCCCGCACGTTAACTGTCTGAATCTGTGCCACGCGATCGGGGTTAACATCAGGAATCGGGTCGCCCGTTGAACCATCTAGCCAGCGGTTAAAGTTGACGGGCTGACTAGAAAATAATTTAGGGATGCTGAATTCCATGAGATAAGCCAGCAAATTCCCCGGTGCATAGTAGCCAAATTTAAGCTCTGAGAGGGGAGGGGATGAGCGATCGCCCAATCGTTCCAACCTCAATCGAAACCGCAGCGGACTCGCCCAATTTGCCGCCAGTGTTGCCATTCCCTCTCTAATCTGTTCCGGCGTACTGAACCCGCCCAACTGCCATGAGCCAGCCTGAAAACTCCATTCCTGATTGCCCTCATCCACCAGGGCGATCGTGATACCCTCTTCCTGCGGCTTAATCTCAAAACCTGCATATTTTAGGGCTAACTTCGCTTCAAAGGGTGGCGTGGTCAGCGTCCCCATATCGCCCGTCAGTTCTAATCTGCCCTTGCTGTAGTTGTAGCCTAGCCCAGAACTTTCAGTAATTTGAGGTGGTTTGAGGGCGATCGTGTGGATGAAGAAATGCATGGGAGTCAACGCCTGAATAATTGCTTAAGTTTGATTTTTTGAACGCGATTCGTGTTCCTCAAAGACTTATCCCACACGCCTCGCCCTGGAATTCTAATAGTCGTTTTACTGGGCTTAAAATAAACTTTATACCGTCCAAACCAGCGCCGCATCCTCGGCGTAATCTGAATCGTTGCTCCAGAGTTCTGAACTTTAGTAATCATCGTCGGTCTGCCGTTAGGGATGCCCAGCAATGATTTAGAAGCGTTCCCCATTCGCTTATGTCGCACCTGAATATGCTTGCGAATGCCTGAGCCGTTGGGGTTGCCCCGCAGGGTATAAAGATGGAGGGTGAGCGATCGCAATCTCGGTGAATGCTTGCCTCTGCCCTGCGTCCTCAAATGATCCAACATATTGTTATTCATCAGCTCAGCTCCCTCCCTTGCCCATTGCTCCCCCTTATCTGGAAGGGCTTTAAGGCTTTGCAGCTTTTGATAAAGCTTGTCCCATTGCGATCGGTGTGAAAAATTGGGCATGATTCTAGAATTATTGCTCAGTATTATCAGCTTACCCATGGCAAAGAAGGAACCCGTTAATCTCGAAGTCCCAAAGAACCTGGTCTTTAGAGAACAGCTAGAAATCCGCTACGTGCTAGTAGATGATCTCATTCTGCTAGATCAGAATCCCAAGCTGCACGATATTGGCAAGCTGGTAGATTCGATCGTGGAAAATGGATTCCTTGACCCGCCCAAATGGGATACGAAGCTGAACGGCGGCGCGGGCGGCATCATTGAAGGAAACGGGCGATCGGAAGCCCTCAAATGGATGCAAGAGCAGGGTCGAGAGATTCCTAGAGGCATTGCAGTCAATGAGCAAAACCTGTGGGCGGCACCTGTTATTTTTGGTTGCGATGCCCGTTCTGAGATTGCAGCAAAACGATATGCGATCGATCACAATAATCTCGTTATGGCAGGCGGTAACTTTTCCGCCCTAGACATGAGCCGTGCCTATGATGCCGAGTCTTACATCGCCATGCTTCAAGAGCTTGATCAGCAGCAATTTTTGCCCCTAACGCTAGATGGTGAGGACTTAGAGCTTTTGCTAGGGAAGCTGGAGGGCGATCGCGCTGCTGGAAATGGTGACGACGATCTGCCTCCAAATCATGAAAATATAAATGAACCTAAATTAGGCAAAACTAATTGCACTTGTCCAAGCTGCGGTTTTGAATGGGAGAAAGATTGATCAATCCGGCAATATCACGACTTGGTGTAACACGACTGCCCCTCTACTTCTCAACCCCATTTGATACACCACAGAATACCGCTTCCCTTCATGCACCAAACGACACCCCGGCTTAAAATCCTCTAGAGGCATATCGTGAGCGGCAAGGTAGCAGATCATCTCACCTGCCTGACTGTTGCCGCCCTTAACCGCAATTTCCTGATGTCCCTTGGGTGTCACAGGTGGAACAATATATCCCCGCACCTGCCGAGCGATCGCCTCTAGCTTATCTGCCACGCCCAAATCTCGATCGCCCGGAATCAGAACGCCAGGAATCTCCAAGGTAAAAACTTGCCCCACCTCGTTAATTAAATCAATTAATTCAGCTTCAGAGAACAACGTCATTACGCCACCCGATACCTTGATTTACCCTCGCACTTGGGCGCTTCCCTAGCCTCTACAAACTTCAGAAAAATCTCAACCAATTCAGGATCATACAAACCCGTATCGCGCTCGTAACTCAAAAGATTAATGGATTCCTCAACCGTAAAACTAGACTTGTACGTCCGATCGCTCCTAAACGCTGTCCAAACATCGCACAAGCTAAACACCCGCACCATAAACGGAATGTGATCACCCCTTAGCCCATTCGGATATCCCGATCCATTCCAGCGCTCATGGTGGTACAGCGTAATTAACGAGGCGGATTCAATCTCTGGAATTTGCCGCACCATTTCATAGCCCAGCGTTACGTGGTTCCGCATCACCGCCCATTGGGATGCGCTCAGCCGACCGGGATAACGCAAAATTTCATCAGGAATAAGCAGTTTGCCAATAT
It encodes:
- a CDS encoding radical SAM protein, with the translated sequence MKNLTLFTQQTTLPIHEQFFETIQGEGYWAGTPADFIRLAGCPVACPWCDTGYADGGKSTPRSDRTIAGLINELRSPHVVISGGEPFIHKELPMLVEAIAATGRQVQIETSGAFWQNIPNPTWVTLSPKQHLSPKYPVHSEMWQRANEIKIVISSGQEVDFYYKHLALRNACLQPEWNERDRTLPLTLDLLKQHPKFRLSLQTHKFIGVQ
- a CDS encoding NblA/ycf18 family protein; this translates as MDTPVELSLEQKFSLRSFETQVERMSHEQAQDFLVKLYEQMMVRETMYKNFLKHEWGIGEPKINP
- a CDS encoding HD domain-containing protein, whose protein sequence is MINKATFLALISQQMMVKNPPEKMKDLADLAIAFGEYLDLSMEQIESLEIGAYIHDIGKLLIPDEILRYPGRLSASQWAVMRNHVTLGYEMVRQIPEIESASLITLYHHERWNGSGYPNGLRGDHIPFMVRVFSLCDVWTAFRSDRTYKSSFTVEESINLLSYERDTGLYDPELVEIFLKFVEAREAPKCEGKSRYRVA